From Bradyrhizobium sp. sBnM-33:
CTCATATCTGCGATTTCCTGCGACCTGCTACACCGGGCCGAGGTGGGAGAAAATTCGTTGCCGCAGGAGGAGTGGTGCTCGGCGGCATTCGACCTTCGCATCAATATGATGTCCTTCGGCGACCAATGACGCGACGGCAAACAATCGGCATTTTCCGTTGTAAGGCGAGCTAAGAAATCCGGAGGATTTCGGCGACCGTGGCATGAACCGGCCCTGTCGTGTCGATCTCATGATCGGCGGATTTTCTGAGCAGCGGCTCGATCAGCGCAATGAGTTCACGCACCTTTTGCCGATCCTCCTCACTGTTGCCATAACCGTCGGACGAACGTGCTTCGAGCCGCTTCATGATCGTTGCGACTGGCGCGGAGAGAAGAATGATCTTGTCGATGAGGGGGAATAGCCGCTCCATATTTTCCGCGCATCCACTAAGGAACAGCGTGCCCTGATTATGCCCAGCGAGAAGTGCTCGTACCCGGCTCTCCTGCCAGACCCAATCCTTCCCTTTTCCCGGCGTAAATGTGTCTGAGGGATCGACGTCGATCCATTCGGACCATTGCGGCGTATCCAGATCCACGGCCTGATGGCCTCTTGCCGCGAGTTCTCCGACCACGGCCGATTTTCCAGTGCCGGACATGCCTGTGATCAACACACGCTTCACGCGGCTTCTCCTCATTGCCGTCCGGAAGCGTTCGCAGTTGCCCGACTGCGACGTTTCCGCAAGTTAGATTAAACATACCTGTCGAAACCTCTTGAGGTGGCAATGACCCCTTGACAAAAAAATTTGTCAATGCGATTAGAACGCATGCTCGAACTTGATGTCATTGAGGCCCCCGCGGCCGCAGCCCTCGCGCTGGACCCAATAAAAACCCGGTTGTTGGCGGCGCTGTCACAGCCCGCCTCGGCCGCTGCGATCGCCGAACGGATTGGCCTCACGCGCCAGAAAGTGAACTACCACCTGCGCGCCTTGGAGGATCACAAGCTGGTCAAGCCGGCCGAAGAGCGCCAATGGGGCGGTCTCACGGAGCGCCTCATGATCGCGACGGCATCGTCCTATGTCGTCTCGCCGGCTGCGTTAGGTCCGATCGGCGCCGATCCGGCACGCAACAACGACCGTCTATCAGCCAGCTATCTCATCGCCCTGGCGGCCCGCATCGTCCGCGAGGTCGGCGACCTCTGGCGGACTGCCCGCCAGAACGACAAGCGTCTCGCCACCCTTTCGATCGACACCGTCATCCGCTTCCGATCGCCCACAGATCGCGCGGCCTTCACCTCCGATCTCACCAATGTCGTCGCGGCGCTGGCGGCGCGCTATCACGACGAGAGTGCGCCGGGCGGACGACCGCACCGGCTCGTCGTGGCGTCCTATCCCGCGCCCCCCGGCGCTCGGCCCTGAAAGGATCCCCCATGCCCCTCAAGAAGGATGAAACCGGAAAGCGTTGGGTCGAGATGGAGTTGATCGTGCCTGGCACGCCTGAGCAGGTGTGGCAGGCGATGGCGACGGGACCCGGCAATACGGCCTGGTTCACCAAGACCAGCGTGGACGAGCAGATCGGTGGCGACATCCACTTCGACTTCGGTCCTAATGGAAGCTCCACGGGCGAAGTCACGGCCTGGGAGCCGCCATTCCGCTTCGGTTATGTCGAGCGCAACTGGAGCGAAGGCGCGCCGCCGGTCGCGACCGAGATCACCATAACCAGCAGGTCGGGCGGCCGGTGTGTGGTTCGCATGGTCCATTCACTGTTTGCCTCGACAGACGATTGGGATGATCAGCTCGAAGGGTTCGAAAGCGGCTGGCCCGGCTTCTTTGAAGTGCTGCGCGTCTACCTCTCGCACTTCGCGGGCAAGAAGGCGGCCTCCTTCTACGCCATGGCTAGCGACGAAGGCCACCAGTCCGGGGTCTGGAAACGGCTAACCGAAAAACTCGATCTCGCCGCCGCGAACGTCGGCGAAGAGCGGACGACACCACAACAGCCAGAGAGCCTGTCCGGCATGGTCGAACGCGTGCAGCAGGACGCCAAGCAGCGCTACATCATGCTGCGCCTGAATGCTCCGGCCCCCGGTATCGCCCTCATCGGAACCTACGGCACCGGCAGCGGTACAAATGCGAGCATGGCCATCTATTATTATGGCGACGACGCCGAGCAGCACGCCGCGGCGAGCGAGCCGCGATGGCGGCATTGGTTCGGCGAGAGCTTCAAGCGGCCTTAGATGCGGCAACGGCCCGACGGGCTGGGAGCGGAAGTTGATAAGTGTGACGCGAATGACGTCAGAGGTGACATGGCATGTCCGATCCGCCCGACTTTCACGCTCCGCAATCGTCCTATTCAAGGGCAGATCTGCTCAAGTCGAGCGAAGGCGGTTATTTCGGCCCGGGCAATGCTCAGTTGCCGGCGCCGCCCATGCTGATGATGGACCGCATCGTCGAGATCAGCGCCGACGGCGGCGAATTCGGCAAGGGCCATGTCATCGGTGAGCTGGATATCACACCGGACCACTGGTTTTTTGATTGTCACCTTCGCGGCGATCCGGTGATGCCGGGGTGTCTGGGCCTGGACGCCATGTGGCAGATTATCGGTTACTGGCTAGGCTGGTCGGGCTCACCGGGCAAAGGCCGCGCGGTCGGCGTCGGCGAGGTGAAGTTTCGAGGGGACATCAAGCCATACACCAAGCGCGTGCGATACGAGGTCAGCATGCGCCATGTAAGGCGCGGCAGACTGGCTGTTGGAATTGCGAACGGCCGTGTCTTTGCCGACGACACCTGCGTCTATGTCGCCAGGGATATGCGCGTCGGACTGATAGCGCCGGCGACCTGACGGAAGGCGGCTCAAATGTGGGCAGCCGCCGGCAGGTCCGCGTGCCAGCGCTACGGTCGCGCCACCTGCAGGTTTCGAAACTGCACCGCCGATCCGGCGTGATGGTTCTGGAGGCCGATATGTCCGACCGGCTGTCGCGATGCGCCTCCAGTCGAGACACTTCTTCTCCGTTGATAACAACGCTTATCGTCGATCCGATGGCATGCACCTCGAACCTGTTCCATTGCCCGACGGGTCGCGATGCAAACCTGACCGCCGGAGCGAGTTGATAGATGGCTCCGGTGAAATGAAGCGGGCTCTCGAGCGACTGCTTTTCGGGATCGAGTCCTCGATCATCGATCTGGATTTCATACCCGTGCTCAATGGCCGGTTGGGGACTGTCGGCCAACGGCGGGCAGCGCAGAAATACTCCGGAGTTATCGTCCAGCGAGCTCAGGCGCCACTCGACGGTCAGCACCAGGTCATCGAAAAGCTCCTCGGCATACCAAAACAGGCCCGGCCCGCCAAAACTCTCGACCACCCCTTCGGCGACCTTTCGGAAGCCGCCCGGACCGGCCATTCGCCAACCCGAGAGACGACTTGCCGCAAGCAAGTTCGGAGACTTGGACATTTTGAACGCGATCGCCAATTCGTCTGGGATTAGACCTGCGATCTCTCATCGACGCCTGTCGACGGTTAGGGTTCCTGAATTTGTCGACCCTAGTGCGTCACAGGTCGTCTATCTCAGTAGCGAATGCCCGTTCCCTTTGAACGCGTCCCGTCAGTTCACGGCGCGACTTGCGGAGTGGCTTGGCGTATTGCCGGAAGCCGCCTGACAGAAAGCTTCAAAATAGGCTTCCAGCTCCGCTACGGCGCGATGTTCCCATTCCCTGGCTTGCGCCAGCAAGGAACCGCTATGAATCGGCCGGAAGGCCGCCGTCTGGCGGCACAGCGACGCGATGGTGCGGTAGCGGCGAACGTTTTCCATGATGGCCAGCCCGTTCATTGCTTGGATCTCCCCATTCCCTTTCCCGGGCACGAATTTGCGGCAGAACGATTTTCGATTAGTTAGCGGGACTGGAAGAGAGCGCGTGTGGTTTCCGAACCGTTGACGGGCCCTCAACCGGCGGAAGAGGCGCGGCACTCGGCCGTCCCAACAAACATTCAGGCTGGAGCCAAGCGCTTCACTCGTTCGTACGGATCGTTGGTGGCGAAGCATTGCTGCTCGAACAGATAACATCCTGCGAACGATTGTCAGCCGAAAACAACGACACCTCGATCCCCTCACGCCCGACCAATGAGATCAGTCGCGTGCAGGCAAAGTAAGCCAGCCCGAGGCCGAGAAATGATGCAGACAAGATCGCAATCACGAACAGCGACTTTGCCCGCCTTCCCTGCAGCGATGGTTGCGAGATACTGGCGGCAATGACTGACATTCGCTCGGCCTGAGAATGATGAGTTGGACCGGAGCCGTCGCCGATAGCGACGACGGTTCAGCCTCGCCGCCGGTCGCGCGGGAGACGGTGGACGGGCGACGAAGCCGCGCGATCTGCGCTTGTTCGGCAACTAAGGACGGGATGCCGCGGGTGACGACTCATCCAACCGAGAGTCAAGCCCGGTCCTAATGATGCTTGTGCGCGACACTATTGACGCCACTGACGGCGGCTCCGACGTTTTCCTCGACGTTGTAGATGATGTCGACGGGCCCCGCTTTCTCGAACACCAGCGTGCCCTTCACCTTCTGGCCGATCAGGAACGGCTCCTTGAGGCCCATCAGCAGGATGCGATAGGCGCCGGGCTTGAGCTCCACGGTCTTGCCGGGCTTGATCTCGAGACCGTTTGCGAGCGGGCGCGTCTTCGCCATACCGTCCACATCGACCACCTCGTGCACCTCGATCTGGCTTGCCGCGGGCGACGTGCCGCCGATCAGACGATCCGCAGTCTTTCCCTTGTTGGTGATGGTGAGATAGCCGCCGGCGATATTGGCGTCCTTCGGGGTCGGGCGCGACCAGGGATGACCGATGTCGAGCGTGCCGACCTTGAACTCGTGTGCGCCGGCGATGGTCGCAACGAGCAAACTCGCTGCGACAAAAATGGCCGCGGTGATAAACACAAAGATATCTCTGACGACGGTTGTCATAATTGTCCTACTCCGATACGCGCGCTGGACCGTAAGGCGTGTAGTGAAGCAATCGGACGCGAATACGGCTGGTGCTCGCCCTGATTGAGGCCAGCGCTGGACGTGATTGCGACTGCCGAATCGCGACGCGAAAAGCACTCGACGCACAACCGGCGAGTGATTACCCCCGCTTCGCCATTCGCCCAACACGCGACAGCCACACAGACGCCGCGCCCGCGATCGCGCGCTCGCTTTTCCGCTTCGCTTCCGTCGCGAGCGGGCCGCGCTTCTCGCAAGATCCAGTCAATCTCGCGCCCGATTGGGATGGCTAATCGCCAAGCAGTGAGTACAGGGGGCGTATGTGTGTGCGTATCTTAGACGGCCCGCGGCCGGCATCTTTTTATCCATGATACTTTTACTCGCTGCTCCTGCGGAAGCGCATCATCCCGGCGGCGGGGGCAATACCGGCAGCGGCGGGCCCATCAACACCATCTCGGCTGACACGCTTTCCGAAGGACTGATCGCCGCATCGGTCCGCTATGAGTTCATCAGGCTGGGCCAGCTCAGCGAGGCCGATCTGCTCGCCGCCGCAAGCCGCGGCACGCACGCGCATTCGATTCGTTCGATCGACAGCGTCTCGCTTTCGGCCGCTTACGGCATCACCAACGATCTGACCGTTGCCGTTCGCGCGTCCGGCGTCCGTCGCTCGGATATCCGCGAGCCCGGGGAGCATATGCTGAGCGGCGGCCATACGGGCATGATGAGTGCGAGCGACATGGGCAGCCTGATGAGTCCCGATAGCATCAACCGACGCGGCAACTCGGCGGGGTTCGGCGACGTCACCATGCTCGGGCAGTATCGTTTCCACAACAACGCGCAGAGCGGGACGTCGGCCGCCGTGCTGTTCGGCTTCAAGGCGCCGACCGGCAGCACCAGCCAGCGCGACGCCGCCGGCCAGCTTTTTCAGGCCCAGTTTCAGCCGGGCTCGGGTTCGTGGGACGGCCTGTTCGGCGCCGCCTTCACCAAGCGCTCCGGCCGCTGGTCGTTCGACGTGAGCGGCCTCTATTACCTGATCAGCACGGGCACGCAGGATACCAATCTCGGCGACCGCTTCCTGTTTGGCACCGCCGTGTCGTATCGCCTGGTCGGGCCTACCGGCTCGGCGAAGGAAGTGGAGCTGCACGAATACTGCATGCAGCCGCGCAATCAGTTGCAGGAGCATTGTC
This genomic window contains:
- a CDS encoding shikimate kinase yields the protein MVGELAARGHQAVDLDTPQWSEWIDVDPSDTFTPGKGKDWVWQESRVRALLAGHNQGTLFLSGCAENMERLFPLIDKIILLSAPVATIMKRLEARSSDGYGNSEEDRQKVRELIALIEPLLRKSADHEIDTTGPVHATVAEILRIS
- a CDS encoding ArsR/SmtB family transcription factor, coding for MLELDVIEAPAAAALALDPIKTRLLAALSQPASAAAIAERIGLTRQKVNYHLRALEDHKLVKPAEERQWGGLTERLMIATASSYVVSPAALGPIGADPARNNDRLSASYLIALAARIVREVGDLWRTARQNDKRLATLSIDTVIRFRSPTDRAAFTSDLTNVVAALAARYHDESAPGGRPHRLVVASYPAPPGARP
- a CDS encoding SRPBCC family protein, which translates into the protein MPLKKDETGKRWVEMELIVPGTPEQVWQAMATGPGNTAWFTKTSVDEQIGGDIHFDFGPNGSSTGEVTAWEPPFRFGYVERNWSEGAPPVATEITITSRSGGRCVVRMVHSLFASTDDWDDQLEGFESGWPGFFEVLRVYLSHFAGKKAASFYAMASDEGHQSGVWKRLTEKLDLAAANVGEERTTPQQPESLSGMVERVQQDAKQRYIMLRLNAPAPGIALIGTYGTGSGTNASMAIYYYGDDAEQHAAASEPRWRHWFGESFKRP
- the fabA gene encoding bifunctional 3-hydroxydecanoyl-ACP dehydratase/trans-2-decenoyl-ACP isomerase, translating into MSDPPDFHAPQSSYSRADLLKSSEGGYFGPGNAQLPAPPMLMMDRIVEISADGGEFGKGHVIGELDITPDHWFFDCHLRGDPVMPGCLGLDAMWQIIGYWLGWSGSPGKGRAVGVGEVKFRGDIKPYTKRVRYEVSMRHVRRGRLAVGIANGRVFADDTCVYVARDMRVGLIAPAT
- a CDS encoding copper chaperone PCu(A)C, coding for MTTVVRDIFVFITAAIFVAASLLVATIAGAHEFKVGTLDIGHPWSRPTPKDANIAGGYLTITNKGKTADRLIGGTSPAASQIEVHEVVDVDGMAKTRPLANGLEIKPGKTVELKPGAYRILLMGLKEPFLIGQKVKGTLVFEKAGPVDIIYNVEENVGAAVSGVNSVAHKHH
- a CDS encoding transporter, which codes for MILLLAAPAEAHHPGGGGNTGSGGPINTISADTLSEGLIAASVRYEFIRLGQLSEADLLAAASRGTHAHSIRSIDSVSLSAAYGITNDLTVAVRASGVRRSDIREPGEHMLSGGHTGMMSASDMGSLMSPDSINRRGNSAGFGDVTMLGQYRFHNNAQSGTSAAVLFGFKAPTGSTSQRDAAGQLFQAQFQPGSGSWDGLFGAAFTKRSGRWSFDVSGLYYLISTGTQDTNLGDRFLFGTAVSYRLVGPTGSAKEVELHEYCMQPRNQLQEHCLYHANHDHSDMKKTPYTLDLVLELNGEWHDKQRIAGIPDPNSGGTTVYLSPGVRVGFDRFSGFVSVGVPVINQHNGIQSKPDYRVLTGIGARLN